The Cucurbita pepo subsp. pepo cultivar mu-cu-16 chromosome LG05, ASM280686v2, whole genome shotgun sequence nucleotide sequence GATATTCAAAAGTTTAGATCAACTATCCAACAAATTGACAAATAGAGATGTTCTTAGAAAATTAATCTTCATACCGTATATTACCGCTTCAACTATTGGGTGCAAAGGTTTGTATTTGAGATGTTGACCTAAAAcacaatttgaaataaaaattagcaTAGTTTTTGTAGATAAGACACGTTTACCGCCTCATAAGTCAATAATTCGATCTctcatttttgtaattgttgaacgcaaatttcttttaaaaaaaaaataaataaatgatatcCCAGCAATGAAGCATACACCTATGAATGTTTTACCtcataaaacaaattaaaagctCGACTATAAAGAATGCCCTGTGACAAGCTCTGATATACCTTTCCTGATACACATACACATTGTTATTCGTTAAAACGaacataaaaataagttttggtttttaatgaaaaaatctCACCACTAAACCATCGAAGAATTACGAAATCTCGAGTTTATGCAAACATAGCACAGTAAAAAATGCATTTTACCATCCAAAACACATatcaaaaacaagaaaggaTCTTTTAAGTAGAAAGGGCTACCTTATTTATATCTGTGGCCGCAACATATCCCTGATCTATCTTCCTCGCCTTCATCCTCTTCCCCATGAAAGATAATACTTGAGGCTGTGGAAAATTTTCCAATGTAACCGTAGTAGTAGATACTGTCCATTCAACTACATAAGTATGATGGATCCcacattaacaaaataatatatctattGATTAGGTGGTGGCTGAATATCAACATCATATTACCAACAACCAAATGTGTTTTTGAAGCAATGCCACCAGTCCACATCCTTAGTTTCTTCAAGTGGAAAGTCCAAACACCTAGAAAAAGATAATGGTAGTCTTTTCAACATGTATACATTCCATGGAGTAGTTgagcaaaataataaaagtggaTATGGGGAGAATTACAATCACTTCAAAAGAAACCAGACAGAATAAAGTTAAGACTAAGAGTGAAATTTTCTACAAGGATAAACTCAAAACCTTCTCTCCATGAAATTCCTCCTCTGCTGATGGGGACAATTTATGATCCATTCATTGAAATCCTCTAGAACGTCATCAATTGGATCCTGACAGAAGATCTCTATAGTGCATAGGAAAATATCAGGCCTTCAGGTTAGGGCAAGATTTAAGCTGAagattagaagaaaaataatacacACTGATACAGATTAGGGCAAGATTAAAGCTGCAGATTAGGGAAAATTCATGAAGAATAAGTTAATCATAAAAGACTGTTAGTTGAATACAAAGAAAGAGTCAGCATTCATTTTCAGCTTCTACTCAAAGAACTGAAGTAactaaataaaagtaattcaTGAGAGTCAACTAAGAGAAGGAAAATTGGATAAGGGTTATGGAAGTAATTTGACTTTTCAGATGGCGAAAGTGAGCGtgcaataaataaaagtgcagaagaaattgaaatgaaacgCTACCAAAAGGGATCTCTACAGCGCAACGCAAAGTGAAGCCTTCTTCTCTGAAAGAAGGAACCGACTGGACCGATTTACGTCTTATATGGTCTTTTCGGAGCGGTTCGCACCACAGACCAAGGAGATCGGTCCAACGGTTTTCCATGCTTTAAGCCCCTTTACACTGCAATTAtaggataaaaaataaaagataataataataaagaagtTGACTCCAAGTCAGGTTGCATGTGGTACAATCAATCTATTCAAACCGGAGgcaagaaaaggggaaaatgaCCTTTGAAATAGCAAAATCTTCAATTCAAATAAGACATGGCAACAAATATCAAGCAATTTACAAAAcgaaaataataaagataaacAAATAGTCAGTTGCAAAAGTACAACGCGACGAGCTTTCCAAGAGCAATTGCACACATACTGCAACCACAGGAGAAGAATTTACAGGGACAAATCTAGAAAGTTTGCAGCTTTATGAACATGGTATTGTATGTTAAGATTCTGTGGTGCAAAGCCGCTGAATCCATCCTTCGATTTGAAAGTCCCGCAGATGAGCTTAAAATCCATCATCATAGCATACCCGTTGAGGAATTTAAGATCTGCAAGAAGATAGAGTAATGCCCCCACAGAAAGCAGCAACTATTGCATACAGCAGTACTACGATCAAACATGTCATCAGAGCTCTGTAAAGATGGAAATATACGATTCTATGAGAAACATAGGTGCATTAAAGCGTCAAACTGACTTAAACCTCTaccaaataaccaaaatacAGAAAAGTCAGACTTGTGACAACGTTCCTGCTTAGGTACTCATACCATCATCGGGTTTATTTCAATcatgaaaccaaaaaaattgattgTTCTCCAAAAATTTTAGTAAGCAACATAGTTAATTGTGATCTTAAAAAAAACGGTATACCATACATACTACATACATTCTCATGACTATCATTGTTCTTTAAGATCCCTGTGACTGTCATGCTACGAACTACATGGGCTGTTTGGAAAATATGcttgaaaacaattttctgtttttaaaCACAAATAATAGCATTTGAAACCAAACTAAGCACAGGTCAACCAGAAATATGTGCAATTGacttgttgaactaaaaaaaaaaaaaaaaaaaagccattCAAAAACAATGTTGAACAAAAGATTTCTGAAAACAGTTtccagaagaaaaataatacataatGGAAATAATGCTGTGTAGCTGTTCTTGTTTTCTACCGTAGCCATTCAGACACCTTTTTatgaacataaaaatatattattacttaCAAAAGTTTGGCATTTTTCATCCAAAGTGCTCGATGAAGTCGCTTAGACTGTTTCTTGAAATGAAATGCACCATCTTGCATTGTTGCAGTTTTATCAACAAGAAGTTCAATACGATCACCTCTctccaatattttttcaatattatccACCATAATTGTCCGTATCTGCAAAGCAGATTTAAGTTTTTCAGAACAGAAAAGAAGCAGGGAGACATGGTACCAAAGCCAAagggaaaatgagaaaaagcaTATGCAAATAcagaataaaatataagacGTGTGGTAACGAATCTGCCCATTCCTGGACACGATAATCAGTTTTAAGGGAAAATACGGCCTTCAGATCTGTTTGTGTAAACCTTTTCTTAACTATtctgttttgaaaatttaccaAAGAGCTTTTAGAAAACTTCActgaggaggaggaagagattATCTTATCCATCAGTTATTAATTCTGTACTCATTAGTGAAAGGTACCCTACACAAAATCTaaggaacaaagaaaattacagCATGAAAAAGTAGTCTGGTGACGCTATGATGGGAACCAGAAATTGAAGTAGAACATTCATTCTTATAACAAAAAGAGAACACATGGATATGATATATAATAACATTTTGAGAGGTCCTTCGATCTCGCATCTACACAAGTATTTGTATTTCCTATGCCTAACCCTACATCCGCTCTATCTATGGTTAACACTATCAAACTCAGCAAGTATGACTAATATACTCCTAATAACAATCTTAACCCAATTCTATCATTACCCCACCCTAAAATACGTCTTCTCAAGGTGTGGGTAATAGCACCTGAATCAAACAATTCCTTCCTCGTACCTTGCCAACAGCTTAAGAGCCCAATAGAGCAGCTAAACTAGAAATTctgacttctttttttctttttttttttcttttcctttttttttttttttttctttctttcttcttcttctttctttttttttttttttttttttttttttttttttttttttttttttttttttttttttttttttttttttttttttttttttttttttttttNNNNNNNNNNNNNNNNNNNNNNNNNNNNNNNNNNNNNNNNNNNNNNNNNNNNNNNNNNNNNNNNNNNNNNNNNNNNNNNNNNNNNNNNNNNNNNNNNNNNNNNNNNNNNNNNNNNNNNNNNNNNNNNNNNNNNNNNNNNNNNNNNNNNNNNNNNNNNNNNNNNNNNNNNNNNNNNNNNNNNNNNNNNNNNNNNNNNNNNNNNNNNNNNNtttttttttttttttttttttttttttttttttttttttttttttttttttttttttttttttttttttgctttagAGCTTACATGGGAAAGGAGATATTTCTCGACTACCTTTTGAAAAGCTTGCAAACATTCCATGGACAAGAACTAATAAAGATTGGCCTGGCCTGCATATCATGTAGTATATAAGGAATTCCAAATCTCCCAAAAATGCTTGGTCCGGGAAGTAAGAAGCAGATTTGAATGTTTAAGGTTAAAATTTAAGATCACTTTTGAGTGCAGATCCAAAATTCCCTAGGCTAAATTGGTTCCATATCAAAACATCAGACGACAaagtttctcttctttttggcAAGCCATTTTATCATCAGCAACTGATCCTTCAAAGAATTTTATAATGATGCAAATGCATTACTTGGTTAGGAGCAACTCCAATTCAATGGCTGTGGAACTTTACCTCATGTGATTGAAGTTGGCACAGTCTACCGTAATTGATCTCAAACAGACAAGCCAATTGACAGAATAGAGAATGCTAAAGGGAAAGCATTGTTGTACTagtattgaaagaaaataaacatttaacaAAATGGTGAAATCTCTGATGCGCTCTTTAACAACCAATTGCATGTCTGCCCTGTCAATGCTTACATTACTCCATACATACAAAACATGTCCCAGCCTAACTAAACCATCATTAAATCTCCCGTACAATCTCAAGCATATATGAAGTGTATGGGAGGCTAATTAATCCTATCATAAAACTACTGCAACAATTCTTAATGAACCTTCTGCCTACGGTGTATTTTTAAGCCTATCTGTGGACTTAGAGTTTCCTTCTtagaaaatatcaaacatgAGGAAAAAAGACCGAAGATAGCATTCCGTCAAATGAAGCCCAATGATACGTGAGGAAAAAAGATTGGCACATTACCCATTTTCAACTAACTTTCCGTAAATTTTTGGTCCAATAACCATTCCCAATTATGATGGAAGTggaaatttaagaaaattgtgTATTAAAGCTAAAAGAGAGTACTAATATGTTAACCTTCTCCCACCCCCAAACAAACTCACTCAATTCATAACCACTTAACTCTAATAAGATTACTGAGTCTGACTAATAGAACCCTAGTAACGTTATCACAATCCTATGACATTAGCACTACAAATTTTGAGTaaacaagaaatgaacaaagaaTAATGTTTCAGAATATTAGTGAACTACCAAGTTCtttagaaagaagaagatgcgaCTACCAGGCTTTGTTCACATGTCAGGAAATCTCAAGCAAGAAGACGAAATATTTAAGCAAGGAGGAAATTTTGTTTGAGGAACAGCCACATCTTTGTTTGACAAATACCTCAAAGCATCCCcctaaatttaattacttaaatgAATGAAAGCATCAATACATGTCTTACATTCTATGCAATCTTGCAATTCAGATATTTTAACTGCAGCCAGAATATAAGGCATGCTGTATTAGTAGAATTCTGTAAGATAAAGACAAAGACTCCATCCACTAAAAGAACTACCGGCGTGGTGAATAATTGTAGCATTCCCATAAAGTTGTATCTATGCAGGATAAAAACAATATACTTGCCTCATTTACTTCACCTCTAACACGGTTAAGGGTATCAGCACTAGGATTGCTGGAAAAAAATTCCATTTGTTGATGTAAGACTCTtgaaaattcatcattcattgcatATGCAGGAGCATAATGGGCCACTCGACCATAATTTTTCATGAACCTCATATGGATATCCTCCAAATAAGAGAAAGGAATTCTCCCTGGAACAATAAACCAATAACTTCAAAACTAGAAAGGTTAAGGACCAACAATCTTGAAACCTGAAACGAGATCTAACGGATGATACCAACAAGTTGGATGTTGAAATCAATTTAGCAACTGATAACTGATAGTTGAAGAAGTTGCTTCAGAATTATTTTGGCATAAAATAGACTCataagaagaaggaaaaaaaatcaattaatacgTTCgtgaaaagagaaaattgatCGAACATCGTCAGTTTCGGTTCCNCTCTGGATAGTCTGGAAATCTCATACATAGTAACTAGTAAGTTTCCAAAATAAGAAACCAATAACTTTCCCCTTTCTTTCGTATTTAAGAATCTGTTGACAGCAAATTGAAGGTAAacacaataaattaaattatacgaAGCGATCCACTTCCTACAGCTAAACCTAGTGGCGCAGCTTCGATCTCTCTATAAGTTGAAAGCACAGATATGCAGAACACCAACAATATCTATTTCCCTCCGACTCAGACCAGTAAACAAGAGACACAAAGGCAGAAATCGATAACAAAACAAGGAGAAATACTTACTGCCGAACGTATCGTTCGCCATACACAGGAAGGTGAGGCCATCGGATCTCAGAATGTGAAAGATGTAACGTTCCTGAGAGAAACAGAGCCTAGAATCTGCTTCATCCGGCAGCTTCTCGAGAATCCGCCGCGCGACAGCGCCAGTATTTCCGGCAACAGCACTGAACTCCGCCAATATCACCGTACCTCGCGCCACCACCGCATACAGGATAGCCATTTCTTTCTGCTAATGGAACCGTCTGCTTCCACCTAGCGCCTAGAAGATTCAGAAGCTTTCCTTCCGACCTCCGATAGTAGAATCGACGAACATTCAAAATCCTCCAAAACTTCGAGCAAGGGAGGAGAGATTATCTACCCTGTACCAACtgtcgaagaagaagaagaagagagttCTTTGATTTCGCGGGGGACGAAAATTGGGGATTGATCGTCTTGTTTGCCCGGCGAGTCCACTGCACTTACGTTGGGGCATTTTGGTAAATATACGTACACGTGCACCGAAATTTCTCGctctttattttccttttttgaaaaaaaaaatacaaaatttttaataaaaaaacaaattaaaagcctcccaaactcaaataattgaattttacatcaaataaattttttattggaaataaattataaaaatattcataatattttttaaaaaaactccaaaatttttaaaaacttagtataaatttcaaaatattctaccataaatatgttttaatattattattttagacgCAAtccataccaaaaaaaaaataataataattactctattttatttcgaaaatatttacgataaatgtatttttaaaataatgattcaaaattacgagcatttttctataatttagccattttttaaaaaataaattgacatAAATTAAGGCCTATGATGTCGTAATTATCTAAGATATTGTCGATTATATATCATGATGTCACTGCATACATCAGCATAATGcgaaatttattatattaaacatCATCCATAAGTATCATATAATTGACcattgaattaataaattaaaacaggcatattccaaaataaaatgcatAATTTATTGACACGTGGAAttggaagaaataaaatacattttaaacaattattcatatattccaatttttaaaaaaaatggtattgttattaaaaataataataaatttgaacggCATCCGTTTGAATAAAGTTCCGTCTCCGGCCGACATGTCGTACACGTCAGATCAGTTGCGACATTTTAATGGCCGCCGATCAAATGCTCGAAAGCTTCCCGACACCACGTAAACTCGGCACAAACTGAACTCATGTCGTAACTGCCAATTCATGTTgattttagaataataataattataattaaaaaaaaatttaattcgtAATTCTGTTACCTCGGGAGTGGGAATAGACGAGGAATTGGAATAATCGTCTTCAATGGCTTTATATTCGTTCATCTTCCACTTCGTCTTGGTTCCGGTGGGCGCTTTCCCTCTATAAAACACCATCGTTTTCTTAACTCCGATGACTCTATTATCGGAAGAGTAAACATAACTCGGCGATCCGGTGGCTTTCCAATAGCCAGATCCAGACGACGTCGTTCTATTCGGCCTCCCTCCTCTCGCTTCCCTCTCTTGTTGCTTGACAAAGAAAAACCATTGCTCACTGTCCCGCCGACACCGCTCTCCCGAACACCCTGAAAcccaaaacataaaattaatcaaaaacCCGCCGCCGGCGGTTTATAATTACGGTTAAAATTACATACCGGAGAGATTGAACGGCTCAATGCTGTAAATGTCGACGACCGGAATGACGCGGTGGATGTCCTTGCGCCGCCCTTGGAGCTGGTTGTGCAAATAGAACGACACCAGTTCCTCCTCCGTGGGGAAGAATCTAAACCCGGGTGTGATCTCCCGGTCCGCCGGTTCTTCCCCTGCCGTCCGACGAGCCTcatccattttaaattattgaatttcgGCCGATGTTTCAGTCTTGGAGTTTTCAAACCCCCAAATCTCTGTGTCtttatatagagagagagaaaggggttTTCGCCGagtgaaattagaaaaatcgGCACTTTCTCTGACTCGTTGTGTGCGTGGTTGGAAACTTTTGACACGGTTCTGCAAAGAACAATGGAAGAGGTCGTTTTTTTATCGATATTCTCTCTCCTACGTGGACATATCGTGCGGTGCGTACggaaaggtttttaaaacaatattattcgtaaaataaattataataataatataatataaatttattttcatccatatattaataattaaattaaatttttataaattattttctatttttattttacttattttcaaaGAATAATCAAGTGCCTACTGAGACTTGGTATTATTATATATGAATTATCCGTGAAAAAAGTGGTTAATTGTCAAGATAAAATTTCTTCCAcgttcatatatatatatattatatttaaatatttttaaataaatacctATGAATCTATTAATgctatgtttaaaaaatattcataggaagataatattaaatttaaattttacaaataaataaataaaaggcttgaaaatgatttatgatgtaataattttcttttaaacattttttgaaaaggaaattaagggtgttggatgttttttttttttttttttaatataatattaacatttttaaattaaaaaaattgaataaattcctattaatatataatttactGAATGAGTCGTAAAAGGGGATGAGGCGTAGAAAGCGCGGAATACGCGCGGAGACAGCCTGGCGCGTGGTACGGGAACCGAGTGGAGGAAAGTAGGTCAGCTTATAGgtactaaataattattttacaaagTTCCATTGGGACCCTTTTTATATTGTTGCACGCGCATTGTTGCACGCGCCTAATCATTCCATTTGAAAATTCTTCCACCTCcgcacatatatatatatatacatatacatacatacgcTTCGTCACAgttctaatttataatttattatgcaAGATGAACACTGTCAACTGTTATGATATTAACAGTGACTCTCTGATAGGTCCCTTAATATCGTCGTTATCAAGAATGAAGTGACTGTCGTGTTTGTCAACTGCTATACATCTATGCTAACTTTTGCCTTTATCCAAATAAATTCATGACTAAATAGTAGTTAGAGATCACTGAATCGTTCCTACGTATAGTATTATTATCACACTATAAAGTTTGTACATTTTAGAGTACACGTCTATCTATACGAATTCGTAGTCATAAAACGATACATATGTGAATCCCATCTATTTATACGTGTTCGTTACTAAAAGTTAATATACGAGTCTTTAATAGCCCTCACGGTTGTACGAATCATTCTAATTCTCTACATTACTCACGAGCCACGGTTAAGACGAATTCGATGGAACATTTTTCACTCAAAATCACTAAGCTTGATGtcgtttgataattatttatttttaattttttaaaccttgAACATGATTAAATAGAACAAACATGGAAGTTAAAGGTAATTGAAATGTTTTACAGTAACAGtaattaaagtaattaaaggttaaaaatatgatttaaccTTTAATTACACACACATTAAGAGACTAGTAGAATACTAAGGACACGTGTACACATCTTATGGGATGCCAATAATggggaagaaaggaaaatagtAGCTAGACGGCGCTAGCCCCCACTCAGGCGGCAGAGGAAGGTCGAAGGTCTTGGAAGAACCAAATTTCCTCGCCGCAGCTTTGCACTGTTCCCCGCCGTCGCTGCCGATCGACCGGCACCGGCACCCACTGCAAAACGCTAGCGGAGTGGAAGTGCCGTACATGTCGCCGGAACCTGACCCATCACCGACCCACACGATTTCAGCGACCATGTCTTTTCTGGCAGCGTAGAGCTGGTTCCGACCACCGCCGAGCCTAGCCTCGCACTCATCGGAAGGCAGCTCCGTCGCGAACCCACCATCTTTAGCCGTAGTGGCTGTCACCACCTTCCCTGCCCTTTCGCACTTCACCATCACTACGATCTCTGAGGCCATGTCAGTGAAAAACAGAGCACCAAAATTTTATAccaaatcatcaaaattacACACAAATTTcgttaaattttcttaattaacgACACCTGAGAGATCATAGACGGCGTCGCAGTCGAGACAGGACACCTTCCCTTTGAGAATGCGAGTGGTCGACGGCGAGGCATCAACGCTCGCAGCCATCGCCGTCAAGAGACATGCTGTAACCAAGCTTGCAAGAGCCATGAAAACGCCCTGAATTTACAGAGAGGTTGCGAATTTGC carries:
- the LOC111795455 gene encoding vesicle-associated membrane protein 714, with the protein product MAILYAVVARGTVILAEFSAVAGNTGAVARRILEKLPDEADSRLCFSQERYIFHILRSDGLTFLCMANDTFGRRIPFSYLEDIHMRFMKNYGRVAHYAPAYAMNDEFSRVLHQQMEFFSSNPSADTLNRVRGEVNEIRTIMVDNIEKILERGDRIELLVDKTATMQDGAFHFKKQSKRLHRALWMKNAKLLALMTCLIVVLLYAIVAAFCGGITLSSCRS
- the LOC111795457 gene encoding NAC domain-containing protein 90; this encodes MDEARRTAGEEPADREITPGFRFFPTEEELVSFYLHNQLQGRRKDIHRVIPVVDIYSIEPFNLSGCSGERCRRDSEQWFFFVKQQEREARGGRPNRTTSSGSGYWKATGSPSYVYSSDNRVIGVKKTMVFYRGKAPTGTKTKWKMNEYKAIEDDYSNSSSIPTPELRHEFSLCRVYVVSGSFRAFDRRPLKCRN
- the LOC111795458 gene encoding uncharacterized protein LOC111795458, with translation MALASLVTACLLTAMAASVDASPSTTRILKGKVSCLDCDAVYDLSEIVVMVKCERAGKVVTATTAKDGGFATELPSDECEARLGGGRNQLYAARKDMVAEIVWVGDGSGSGDMYGTSTPLAFCSGCRCRSIGSDGGEQCKAAARKFGSSKTFDLPLPPEWGLAPSSYYFPFFPIIGIP